One Niabella beijingensis DNA window includes the following coding sequences:
- a CDS encoding exo-beta-N-acetylmuramidase NamZ domain-containing protein translates to MKLILLNLLLVIVCCSCATARVPAKPEPANREATIRTGADQTEKYLPYLEGKRVGILANPTTRIGNKHLVDSLLERGVKIVKAFGPEHGFRGDADAGAAVGDAVDAKTGIPVISLYGKKSKPSKEDLADVDIMIFDVQDVGTRFYTYINVMGRIMEACAENNKELLILDRPNPNGYLVDGPVLDMRLKSGIGAYPIPIAHGLTIGELAQMINGEGWLPGKIKAKIRIIPVANYTHDMPYELPVAPSPNLNTQQSILLYPSLCLFEGTIISQGRGTRYPFTVLGAPALKGKYDFSFTPVSIKGMSATPLHKDQPCYGLDLRTYDMSELIRKREINIQWMIDLYKAYPAPARFFDRAQSNQMGDINKLAGVYDFKEQIIAGASEATIRKSWEPGLSQYKALRKKYLLYP, encoded by the coding sequence ATGAAACTTATTTTATTGAACCTGCTGCTGGTTATCGTATGTTGTTCCTGTGCCACAGCGCGCGTACCCGCGAAACCGGAACCTGCAAACCGGGAAGCCACCATCCGTACGGGTGCTGATCAAACGGAAAAATACCTCCCTTACCTGGAAGGAAAACGTGTGGGGATACTGGCAAACCCGACCACCCGGATCGGCAATAAACATCTTGTGGACAGTTTGCTGGAGCGTGGCGTGAAGATCGTAAAAGCATTTGGACCCGAGCATGGCTTCCGCGGCGATGCGGATGCCGGCGCTGCTGTAGGCGATGCAGTGGATGCGAAAACCGGCATCCCTGTTATTTCCCTCTATGGCAAAAAAAGCAAGCCTTCAAAAGAAGACCTGGCAGATGTGGATATCATGATTTTTGATGTACAGGATGTGGGCACCCGTTTTTATACGTATATCAATGTAATGGGGCGCATTATGGAAGCCTGTGCCGAGAATAATAAAGAGTTGCTGATCCTCGACCGCCCCAATCCCAACGGCTACCTGGTGGATGGACCGGTGCTGGATATGCGGCTCAAATCCGGTATCGGCGCCTATCCCATCCCCATCGCCCATGGCCTTACCATCGGTGAACTGGCACAGATGATCAATGGCGAAGGCTGGCTGCCGGGCAAAATAAAAGCAAAGATCAGGATCATTCCGGTGGCCAATTACACGCACGATATGCCTTATGAGTTGCCGGTTGCTCCATCGCCCAACCTGAATACGCAGCAAAGCATCCTGCTGTATCCTTCGCTTTGTTTATTTGAAGGCACCATCATCAGCCAGGGACGTGGCACCCGTTATCCCTTTACCGTACTGGGTGCGCCTGCGCTGAAAGGGAAATACGATTTCTCTTTTACTCCTGTGAGTATTAAAGGGATGAGCGCTACGCCGCTGCATAAGGATCAGCCCTGTTACGGATTGGATCTGAGAACATATGATATGTCGGAACTGATCCGCAAACGGGAAATCAATATTCAGTGGATGATCGATCTATACAAGGCCTACCCGGCGCCGGCAAGGTTCTTTGACCGGGCACAAAGCAACCAGATGGGAGATATCAATAAGCTGGCCGGTGTATATGACTTTAAAGAACAGATCATTGCAGGTGCCTCGGAAGCAACGATCCGCAAGAGCTGGGAGCCCGGATTGTCGCAGTACAAAGCATTGCGTAAAAAATACCTGCTCTATCCCTGA
- a CDS encoding DUF3822 family protein gives MQARFEINGTYFVDEANSVLAVQTGPGYFAYAICDALGAKLSTLKWFNTTGSGLRELLAGIPEIGHPFQKKIIAFDFPAYTLLPGELNQGDNSALLHLAGGDPQDHILNEWIGSDIALNYSVPFTLLNQCIQYIPGASYWHLQKIRITEALADKVAAVLEVNIVDNSFSVVAVKDGSLILAQHYTYRAPEDVLFYLLKIAEVYQLAQTEVQLNVSGLVDADSRLYKMLYDYFLNIRLMNAGWTDEAAMDFPAHYFTTLKQVALCEL, from the coding sequence GTGCAGGCAAGATTTGAAATAAACGGAACCTATTTTGTAGATGAAGCAAACAGTGTGCTTGCGGTTCAGACCGGACCGGGCTATTTTGCTTACGCGATCTGTGATGCACTGGGTGCAAAGCTGAGCACATTGAAATGGTTCAATACAACGGGGTCCGGATTGCGGGAGCTGCTGGCCGGTATCCCGGAGATCGGACATCCGTTCCAGAAAAAGATCATTGCTTTTGATTTTCCGGCGTACACGTTACTGCCCGGAGAACTGAACCAGGGTGATAACAGCGCCCTGCTGCACCTGGCCGGCGGAGACCCGCAGGATCATATTCTGAATGAATGGATAGGGAGCGATATCGCACTGAATTATTCCGTTCCTTTTACATTGCTGAATCAATGCATCCAGTATATCCCCGGAGCTTCTTACTGGCACCTTCAAAAGATCCGCATCACGGAAGCGCTGGCCGATAAAGTTGCTGCGGTTCTAGAGGTAAATATCGTGGATAACAGTTTTTCAGTGGTTGCAGTAAAAGACGGCAGCCTGATACTGGCACAGCACTATACCTACAGGGCACCGGAAGATGTATTGTTTTATCTGTTGAAGATCGCGGAAGTATACCAGTTGGCACAAACAGAGGTGCAGTTGAATGTTTCCGGCCTGGTAGATGCGGATTCCCGCCTTTATAAGATGCTGTATGATTATTTCCTCAACATCCGGCTGATGAATGCCGGCTGGACGGATGAGGCGGCTATGGATTTTCCGGCGCATTATTTTACGACCCTAAAACAGGTGGCACTATGCGAATTATAG
- a CDS encoding RsmD family RNA methyltransferase, translating into MRIIAGMLGGRKINPPAKMPYTRPTTDVAKEGLFNVLQHRIDFEEIKTLDLFGGTGSISYELASRGAADLTIVEKDNAMFDFIKKTAAGLNIDNIKCIKMDVFRYLETCSTTYDFIFAGPPYALTSIDELPKIIVGKQLLNPNGWFVLEHTPRNDYKQFEKYSFEKNYGTTIFSVFINQ; encoded by the coding sequence ATGCGAATTATAGCCGGCATGCTGGGAGGAAGAAAGATCAACCCACCTGCTAAAATGCCCTATACAAGACCCACAACGGATGTTGCAAAGGAAGGCCTGTTCAATGTATTACAGCACCGTATTGATTTTGAGGAGATAAAGACCCTGGACCTGTTTGGCGGAACAGGAAGCATCAGCTATGAGCTGGCAAGCCGGGGCGCTGCAGATCTGACGATCGTAGAGAAGGACAATGCGATGTTTGATTTTATAAAGAAGACCGCAGCTGGTCTGAACATCGATAATATAAAGTGCATCAAAATGGATGTCTTCCGGTATCTGGAGACCTGCAGCACTACCTATGATTTTATTTTTGCAGGCCCGCCTTATGCGCTTACCTCCATTGATGAACTGCCTAAGATCATTGTCGGAAAACAACTGCTGAACCCGAACGGCTGGTTTGTGCTGGAACACACGCCCCGGAATGATTATAAGCAGTTCGAAAAATACAGCTTTGAAAAAAACTACGGCACCACTATTTTCTCTGTTTTTATCAATCAATGA
- a CDS encoding 5-formyltetrahydrofolate cyclo-ligase, translating to MLKSEARAAFLQKRAEITVKQQTIWDDLLLIQFQQLALPPVHTAFSYAAIERRKEISTDALLGYLEFRNPGIAVAYPVYDPATSLMEAFLTNETTVFQVNEFGISEPQNGTVIPPRELDLVLVPLLCFDTHGYRVGYGKGVYDRYLKELRPDAAIIGLSYFEPVDRITDTDKFDVPLNYCITPQRIYEF from the coding sequence ATGCTAAAATCGGAAGCCAGGGCGGCCTTTCTGCAAAAACGGGCCGAAATAACCGTAAAGCAGCAAACCATATGGGATGATCTGCTGCTGATCCAGTTTCAACAACTGGCATTACCGCCTGTGCATACAGCATTCAGTTATGCGGCCATTGAGCGCCGGAAAGAGATCAGCACGGATGCGCTGCTGGGATATCTTGAATTCCGGAATCCGGGTATCGCTGTGGCCTACCCGGTCTATGACCCCGCAACTTCTCTCATGGAAGCCTTCCTGACAAATGAAACGACCGTGTTTCAGGTGAATGAATTCGGGATCAGCGAACCGCAGAACGGCACGGTAATACCGCCGCGGGAACTGGACCTTGTACTGGTGCCTCTGTTGTGCTTTGACACGCACGGGTACCGGGTCGGATACGGAAAAGGCGTATACGACCGATACCTGAAAGAACTGCGGCCGGACGCAGCGATCATCGGATTAAGTTATTTTGAACCGGTGGACCGGATCACAGATACCGATAAATTTGATGTACCTTTAAATTATTGTATCACGCCGCAAAGGATTTATGAGTTTTAA
- the lpxK gene encoding tetraacyldisaccharide 4'-kinase: MSFKNVITKKNKLLVPISWLYVAGVRIFSFLYDSGLKKSTAYPLPVICVGNLAVGGTGKSPMVEYLVRLLKKEYRIATVSRGYGRKTRGVRIAAGSDTAATIGDEPMQFHTKFPDITVAVGEERTTAIETLLQAERPEVILLDDAFQHRAVRAGFNILLTAHYNLFPGDYYLPAGQLRDLKSHYKKADCIVVTKCPPALTPAEARAIEEQINPLRTQSVFFAALEYGNLYPVFDNKAWSSEGIQRLFLVTGIANPRPLKAALELYRKPIREFYFDDHHDFKQEDINRLIRAYTAFPPGTAAVITTEKDSTRLMKFKEQLTAVALYALPVQHLFLLDGSKKFDTLIKDYIQNIEKQ; the protein is encoded by the coding sequence ATGAGTTTTAAGAACGTCATCACAAAAAAGAACAAATTACTGGTACCCATCTCATGGCTTTATGTTGCAGGCGTTCGTATTTTCAGCTTTTTGTATGATTCCGGGTTAAAGAAAAGCACGGCTTATCCGCTTCCTGTCATTTGTGTAGGCAACCTCGCTGTTGGAGGCACCGGTAAATCCCCGATGGTGGAATACCTGGTGCGGCTGTTAAAAAAAGAATACAGGATCGCTACAGTAAGCAGGGGATACGGCCGGAAGACCCGTGGAGTAAGGATCGCAGCCGGTAGTGATACGGCAGCAACGATCGGGGACGAGCCCATGCAGTTCCACACAAAGTTTCCCGACATAACAGTGGCGGTTGGGGAAGAACGGACCACTGCGATCGAAACACTGCTCCAGGCAGAACGGCCGGAGGTTATCCTGCTGGACGATGCCTTTCAGCACCGGGCGGTACGGGCGGGCTTCAATATTTTACTTACGGCACATTACAACCTGTTCCCCGGGGACTATTACCTGCCCGCCGGCCAGTTAAGGGATCTGAAATCACATTATAAGAAAGCGGATTGTATCGTTGTCACCAAGTGCCCGCCGGCACTTACACCGGCAGAGGCCCGTGCGATCGAAGAACAGATCAACCCGCTGAGGACGCAATCCGTTTTTTTTGCTGCACTGGAATACGGCAACCTGTATCCCGTTTTTGATAATAAAGCCTGGTCTTCCGAGGGGATCCAAAGGTTGTTCCTGGTAACCGGCATTGCCAACCCCCGGCCGTTAAAAGCTGCACTGGAACTATACCGCAAGCCGATCCGTGAATTTTATTTTGACGATCATCATGATTTCAAACAGGAAGACATCAACCGGCTGATCCGGGCCTATACGGCTTTTCCGCCGGGAACCGCTGCAGTTATTACAACAGAAAAAGACAGTACCCGGCTGATGAAATTTAAAGAACAGCTGACCGCTGTGGCGCTTTATGCCCTGCCGGTGCAGCACCTCTTTTTATTGGACGGGAGCAAAAAATTTGATACCTTGATCAAAGATTATATTCAAAACATTGAAAAACAATAG
- the rnr gene encoding ribonuclease R, producing the protein MVKKIKKKKSKSSSGNEQLLKGTLEVTKSGRGFVIVPGLEEDVMIRPEDLRNAMDGDVVRVKLTSGYDAKLKGKIMEVVQRSRTEFIGTLQLNRGFGFVLGDKEKGLPDIYIPEEELNGAQNGQKVVAKMLQWEKEDKRPVGSIVSILDEARSGDIAMKETLLEKGFPLFFPDEAMEVANRIPNAITKEDLAMRKDIRNILTFTIDPEDAKDFDDAISFRVLKNGNYEVGVHIADVSHYVVPGTALDEEAYLRATSVYLPDRVNPMLPEHISNVLCSLRPDEDKLTFSAIFQLNEKAEVKQYWLGKTVIRSKRRFTYEEAQAIIETGQGDHAEVISIVNKLSQRLRQGRFDEGAINFNSTEVRFKLDENGVPTGIMLKVSKEAHQLIEELMLLANKYVAEAASKVKINNKTLPFPYRIHDTPDEEKLLPFVAFANKFGYRFDISSAETIAASFDKLLKDIKGRPEEAVLQQLGIRTMAKAKYTSSNIGHYGLGFENYCHFTSPIRRYPDIMVHRILLEILEDKAKIDKKLEEKCKHCSERERAAMEAERSANKYKQVEYMQQFVGEEFDAIISGVSKFGFWAETVDHLCEGMVGMTSLAEYDTFKHSEADYAIIGMRTGTRFTMGDKVRIQVVAANLEKRYLDYHWVKPAAATEPAKTKIVKKRKNKS; encoded by the coding sequence ATGGTAAAAAAAATTAAGAAGAAAAAAAGCAAATCCTCTTCCGGTAATGAACAATTATTGAAAGGAACACTTGAAGTAACAAAATCGGGAAGGGGGTTTGTGATCGTTCCGGGGCTGGAAGAAGATGTGATGATACGGCCGGAAGACCTGCGCAATGCCATGGACGGCGATGTGGTGCGGGTAAAGCTTACCTCCGGTTATGATGCAAAGCTGAAAGGCAAGATCATGGAAGTGGTGCAGCGCAGCCGTACCGAGTTTATCGGCACGCTTCAGCTGAACCGGGGATTTGGTTTTGTACTGGGCGATAAAGAAAAAGGACTGCCGGATATTTATATCCCGGAAGAAGAACTGAACGGGGCGCAGAACGGACAAAAGGTAGTGGCCAAGATGCTGCAATGGGAAAAAGAAGACAAACGACCCGTGGGATCCATCGTTTCAATACTGGATGAAGCCCGCAGCGGCGATATTGCCATGAAAGAGACCCTGCTTGAAAAAGGGTTTCCGCTTTTTTTCCCGGATGAAGCCATGGAGGTGGCCAACCGTATCCCCAATGCGATCACAAAAGAAGACCTGGCCATGCGGAAAGATATCCGCAACATCCTTACATTCACAATCGACCCGGAAGATGCCAAAGATTTTGATGATGCCATTTCCTTCCGGGTGCTCAAGAACGGCAACTATGAAGTGGGTGTCCACATCGCAGATGTGAGTCATTACGTAGTTCCGGGAACCGCACTGGATGAAGAGGCTTATCTGCGGGCCACATCGGTTTACCTGCCAGACCGGGTGAACCCGATGCTGCCCGAACATATTTCCAATGTCCTTTGCTCATTACGGCCCGATGAAGATAAACTTACATTCTCCGCCATCTTTCAATTGAATGAAAAAGCCGAAGTAAAACAATACTGGCTGGGAAAAACGGTGATTCGTTCCAAAAGAAGGTTTACTTATGAGGAAGCCCAGGCGATCATTGAAACAGGACAGGGCGATCATGCCGAGGTGATTTCGATTGTGAACAAGCTTTCGCAGCGCCTGCGCCAGGGCCGTTTTGATGAAGGGGCCATTAATTTCAATTCCACAGAAGTGCGTTTCAAACTGGATGAGAACGGCGTGCCCACGGGCATCATGCTGAAAGTAAGCAAGGAAGCCCATCAGCTGATCGAAGAACTGATGCTGCTGGCTAACAAATATGTAGCGGAAGCCGCATCAAAAGTGAAGATCAATAATAAAACGCTGCCTTTCCCTTACCGGATACACGATACGCCGGATGAAGAAAAACTGCTGCCCTTTGTTGCCTTTGCAAATAAGTTCGGGTACCGGTTCGATATTTCAAGTGCGGAGACGATCGCCGCATCCTTTGACAAACTATTAAAGGATATTAAAGGACGCCCCGAAGAGGCGGTACTGCAGCAACTGGGGATCCGCACCATGGCAAAAGCAAAATATACCTCCTCCAATATCGGGCATTACGGACTGGGGTTTGAGAACTACTGTCATTTTACATCACCGATACGCCGTTATCCGGATATTATGGTGCACCGGATCCTGCTGGAGATACTGGAGGATAAGGCAAAAATTGATAAGAAACTTGAGGAGAAATGCAAACACTGCAGTGAGCGGGAGCGTGCCGCCATGGAAGCGGAGCGCAGTGCCAATAAATACAAACAGGTAGAGTACATGCAGCAGTTTGTAGGGGAAGAGTTTGATGCGATCATCAGTGGAGTTTCAAAATTCGGATTCTGGGCGGAGACGGTCGATCATCTGTGTGAAGGTATGGTAGGTATGACCAGTCTGGCAGAATATGATACCTTCAAACATTCCGAAGCGGATTATGCCATCATTGGCATGCGTACCGGCACGCGGTTCACAATGGGTGATAAAGTGCGTATACAGGTAGTGGCCGCTAACCTGGAAAAGCGGTACCTCGATTATCATTGGGTAAAGCCTGCTGCAGCGACTGAACCGGCAAAAACGAAAATCGTAAAAAAACGAAAAAATAAAAGCTGA
- a CDS encoding DUF7674 family protein: MNQYEIPAIIEDELPAICHELETTRKFGDAIQIMQILSAFASRMLSMHQLPVVIKCMRMVEKIYEKGDTLVKNAIENVFVLSFSGMRNKCDTMEWNLLSAKMPITLYSLYIQQHYKPGI; encoded by the coding sequence ATGAATCAATACGAAATTCCCGCAATCATCGAAGATGAATTACCTGCAATATGTCATGAGCTGGAAACCACCCGGAAATTCGGGGACGCGATCCAGATCATGCAAATCCTGTCGGCTTTTGCAAGCAGGATGCTTTCCATGCACCAGCTGCCGGTTGTAATAAAATGCATGCGGATGGTAGAGAAGATCTATGAGAAAGGCGATACCCTTGTAAAAAATGCAATTGAAAATGTTTTTGTCCTGTCCTTTTCCGGTATGCGGAATAAATGCGATACCATGGAATGGAATCTTCTTAGCGCCAAAATGCCGATCACCTTATATTCTTTATACATACAGCAACACTATAAACCGGGAATATAA
- a CDS encoding N-acetyltransferase has protein sequence MENSNVVVRLATEKDLSFATAIANEMEASAKARGTGISKRSPGLIKEKIVEGKAVVAVTGDGKWAGFIYMEPWANGSFVSHNGLIVPPSWRRKGIATLMKEKIFELTRLKYPMAKIFGITSTLATMKINTRLGLSPVAYSEIVQDLVFWGKCKSCVHYKDLRKAQFKNCFCTAMLFDPVANAAAAAVPDAYHPVPAVC, from the coding sequence ATGGAAAATAGTAATGTTGTCGTAAGGTTAGCGACAGAAAAGGATCTTTCATTTGCCACGGCTATTGCGAATGAAATGGAGGCCTCGGCAAAAGCAAGAGGCACGGGCATCTCAAAAAGAAGTCCCGGGTTAATAAAAGAAAAGATAGTGGAAGGAAAGGCGGTTGTTGCTGTTACCGGCGATGGCAAATGGGCCGGGTTTATTTATATGGAACCATGGGCAAACGGCTCATTCGTTTCGCACAATGGCCTCATCGTACCGCCATCATGGAGAAGAAAAGGGATCGCAACCCTTATGAAGGAAAAAATATTTGAGCTCACAAGACTAAAATATCCAATGGCGAAGATCTTTGGAATTACCAGCACGCTGGCTACCATGAAGATCAATACGCGATTGGGGCTGTCGCCGGTTGCGTATTCGGAAATTGTACAGGATTTGGTTTTCTGGGGTAAATGTAAAAGTTGTGTGCACTATAAAGACCTCAGGAAGGCACAGTTTAAAAATTGTTTTTGCACGGCTATGCTGTTTGATCCTGTGGCTAATGCGGCGGCGGCTGCTGTACCGGATGCATACCACCCGGTTCCGGCGGTGTGCTGA
- a CDS encoding polyprenyl synthetase family protein, with product MHTFEELSALFSETFEKTHFPQEPHTLYEPNNYFLSMGGKRLRPVLCLMANELFGEIHPDAWNVATAIELFHNFTLIHDDIMDKAPLRRGKQTVHTKYNESTAILAGDVMMIRAYEYISQIDLSLVQRILELFNHTAVEVCEGQQLDMDYEQRNEVTLDEYLNMITSKTSVLLAASLQMGGILGGGSYGNLDLLYQAGKKIGLAFQVQDDYLDAFGDPKKFGKQAGGDILANKKTFLLIKTLQEAKGAQRTELDQLLAGNAPDKVDRVLQIYRDCRIDGWAIELKHQFLNEALQHFDDMAVVSKRKTPLKELAEKLVKREN from the coding sequence ATGCATACATTCGAAGAACTATCGGCATTGTTTTCCGAGACATTTGAAAAAACACATTTTCCGCAGGAACCGCACACCTTGTATGAACCCAATAACTATTTTTTATCAATGGGTGGAAAACGGTTACGCCCCGTACTTTGTCTGATGGCAAATGAATTGTTCGGAGAAATTCATCCGGATGCCTGGAATGTGGCCACCGCTATCGAGCTGTTTCATAATTTTACATTGATCCATGATGATATCATGGACAAGGCACCACTGCGTCGCGGCAAACAGACCGTACATACAAAATATAATGAAAGTACCGCGATCCTTGCAGGGGATGTGATGATGATCCGGGCATATGAGTATATATCGCAGATCGATCTTTCCCTGGTACAGCGGATCCTGGAATTATTTAACCATACAGCAGTGGAAGTGTGCGAAGGCCAGCAACTGGATATGGATTATGAACAACGGAATGAAGTGACGCTGGACGAATATTTAAACATGATCACGAGTAAAACGTCCGTACTGCTGGCTGCAAGCCTGCAGATGGGCGGGATCCTGGGTGGCGGCAGCTACGGGAATCTTGATCTTTTGTACCAGGCCGGAAAGAAGATCGGACTGGCATTCCAGGTACAGGATGATTACCTGGACGCTTTTGGAGATCCAAAAAAATTCGGTAAACAGGCAGGCGGTGATATCCTGGCCAACAAAAAGACCTTTTTACTGATCAAGACCCTGCAGGAAGCAAAAGGCGCGCAGAGAACAGAACTGGATCAGCTGCTGGCGGGTAATGCACCCGATAAGGTGGACCGCGTGCTTCAGATTTACCGCGACTGCAGGATCGATGGCTGGGCAATTGAACTGAAACACCAGTTCCTCAATGAAGCGTTGCAGCATTTTGATGACATGGCCGTCGTTTCCAAAAGAAAAACGCCGCTGAAAGAACTGGCCGAGAAATTGGTAAAACGGGAGAATTAG
- a CDS encoding amino acid permease — MGGSIFRKKKIENIIAEPKEQEHGLNKILTVKDLTFLGIAAVVGAGIFSTIGSAAYHGGPGVSLLFVITAITCGFSALCYAEFASRVPVSGSAYTYSYVSFGEIVAWVIGWALILEYAIGNIVVAISWSGYFNNLLVHVFHIHLPDWLLVDPETAINAYNTATKALAENAGQLTTDQLKNYQFAIDAYREAPRIGSMPVFLNLPAFIITALITWLAYIGIKESKQSANFMVMFKIGVIIFIIIVGAFFVDTNNWTPFLPNRFEGVLKGVSAVFYAYIGFDAISTTAEECRNPQRDLPRSMIYSLLICTVLYIAIALILTGIENYSSFKNVSDPLAFVFEKRAPWVEKIVSISAVVATTSVLLVFQIGQPRIWMSMSRDGLLPKVFQKIHPRYKTPSFSTLLTGVIVGLGALFLESSLMTDLTSIGTLFAFILVCGGLLILPPIRKEPGKFKIPYISGRYIIPLLLVLFIYLFRDRAVQSFANIGNEGYQEILFLLFLVIATVITVKTVIHKYSFIPVMGVLSCLYLLIEIPAISWLWFFVWMAIGLVIYFLYGYRNSNLARQGRGVPSGSRSV; from the coding sequence ATGGGGGGCTCAATCTTTCGGAAAAAAAAGATAGAAAATATTATTGCTGAGCCAAAAGAACAGGAGCACGGCCTTAATAAGATACTGACTGTAAAAGACCTCACCTTTCTGGGAATTGCTGCAGTGGTTGGAGCGGGTATTTTTTCTACTATTGGTAGTGCAGCTTATCATGGAGGTCCGGGTGTATCCCTTTTATTTGTTATCACTGCGATCACCTGCGGTTTTTCGGCATTGTGTTATGCTGAATTTGCCAGCAGGGTGCCGGTGTCCGGTAGTGCCTATACCTATTCCTACGTAAGTTTCGGGGAAATTGTAGCCTGGGTGATCGGATGGGCGCTTATCCTGGAATATGCGATCGGCAATATTGTGGTCGCCATCTCCTGGAGCGGGTATTTTAATAACCTGCTGGTGCACGTGTTCCATATTCATCTGCCCGACTGGTTGCTGGTGGATCCGGAGACAGCAATAAATGCCTATAATACGGCAACGAAAGCCCTGGCTGAAAATGCAGGGCAGCTGACAACCGATCAGTTGAAAAACTACCAGTTCGCTATCGACGCCTACAGGGAGGCTCCCCGGATCGGCAGCATGCCGGTGTTCCTGAACCTGCCCGCATTTATCATTACAGCACTGATTACCTGGCTGGCTTATATCGGCATAAAAGAAAGCAAGCAGTCCGCCAATTTTATGGTGATGTTCAAGATAGGTGTGATCATCTTCATTATCATTGTGGGCGCATTTTTTGTCGATACCAATAACTGGACGCCCTTTCTCCCCAATCGTTTTGAGGGAGTGCTGAAGGGTGTTTCCGCTGTGTTCTATGCCTATATCGGATTTGATGCGATATCTACAACAGCAGAGGAATGCAGGAATCCGCAGCGGGATCTTCCTCGAAGTATGATCTATTCCCTGCTGATCTGTACTGTGCTGTATATCGCGATCGCTTTGATACTGACCGGTATCGAAAATTATTCATCCTTTAAAAATGTTTCGGATCCCCTGGCCTTCGTGTTTGAAAAAAGAGCTCCATGGGTGGAAAAGATCGTATCCATAAGTGCAGTGGTCGCTACCACTTCGGTATTATTGGTCTTCCAGATCGGACAGCCAAGAATCTGGATGAGCATGAGCCGTGACGGCTTGTTGCCAAAGGTCTTTCAGAAGATCCATCCCCGGTACAAAACACCTTCTTTTTCAACGTTACTCACCGGTGTTATCGTAGGACTGGGCGCTTTGTTCCTGGAGAGCAGCCTGATGACGGATCTGACAAGCATCGGAACCCTGTTCGCTTTCATCCTGGTTTGCGGGGGACTGCTGATCCTGCCACCGATCCGTAAGGAGCCCGGCAAGTTTAAAATTCCTTATATCAGCGGCCGGTATATTATTCCCCTGTTGCTGGTCTTATTCATCTACCTGTTCCGCGACCGTGCCGTTCAATCCTTTGCGAATATCGGTAATGAGGGGTACCAGGAGATCCTGTTCCTGCTGTTTCTTGTAATTGCTACGGTCATCACCGTAAAAACGGTCATCCACAAGTATTCCTTTATTCCTGTAATGGGGGTATTATCCTGTCTGTATCTGCTCATCGAGATCCCTGCAATCAGCTGGCTCTGGTTCTTTGTCTGGATGGCAATAGGACTGGTGATTTACTTCTTATACGGTTACCGGAACAGCAATCTGGCAAGGCAGGGCCGCGGCGTGCCGTCCGGCAGCAGATCCGTATGA